One genomic window of Phoenix dactylifera cultivar Barhee BC4 unplaced genomic scaffold, palm_55x_up_171113_PBpolish2nd_filt_p 000097F, whole genome shotgun sequence includes the following:
- the LOC103704939 gene encoding monosaccharide-sensing protein 2 yields MQGAVLVAIAAAIGSLLQGWDSATMAGAVLYINREFKLEADPTIEGLIVAMSLIGATIITSFSGALSDWVGRRPVLIVAAVLTFLSGLVMLWSPNVYILLLARLIYGFGVGIAVTLVPVYISETAPSEIRGLLNTLPQFCGSGGMFLSYCVVFGMSLMSNPDWRLMLGVLSIPSLIYFALTVFYLPESPRWLVSKGRMVEAKKVLQRLRGREDVSGEMALLVEGLGIGDETSIEEYIIGPANELVNDHGETADKEQITLYGPEEGLSWVARPVKGQSALGSALALVSRHGSMESQSNSLKDPLVTLFGSVHEKPPEMGSMRSILFPNFGSMFSVAEQHPKTEQWDEESLQRVGEGYASDAGGADTDDNLQSPLLSRQTTSMEVKDITPPHAVHGTVLSMGRNSSLMQGNAGESVSSMGIGGGWQVAWKWSEREGADGKEGGFKRIYLHQEGVPGSMRGSLFSLPGAEVPGDGEFVHAAALVGQPALYSKELMEQHLVGPAMVHPSETAAKGPRWADLLEPGVRHALLVGVSIQILQQFAGINGVLYYTPQILKQAGVDVLLANIGIGSDSASILISTLTTLLMLPCIGIAMRLMDISGRRFLLLATIPVLIASLVLSVVVNLVDMGTVVHAVLSTGSVVAYLCCFVMGFGPIPNILCAEIFPTRVRGVCIAICAITYWFGNIIITYTLPVMLDAIGLTGVFGIYAAVCILSLVFVYLKVPETKGMPLEVISEFFALGSKQAARK; encoded by the exons ATGCAAGGAGCTGTTCTGGTTGCTATAGCTGCCGCAATTGGTAGCTTGTTGCAGGGATGGGACAGTGCTACTATGGCCG gtGCTGTTCTTTATATAAATAGAGAGTTCAAATTGGAGGCAGATCCCACTATAGAGGGGCTAATTGTAGCCATGTCACTTATTGGGGCCACAATTATCACCTCATTTTCTGGAGCTTTATCAGACTGGGTAGGCAGGCGCCCGGTACTAATTGTCGCAGCAGTCCTCACCTTCCTGAGTGGTCTGGTGATGCTATGGTCTCCCAATGTCTATATCCTACTTTTGGCAAGGTTAATATATGGATTCGGAGTTGGGATAGCAGTCACACTTGTTCCTGTATACATTTCTGAGACAGCCCCATCAGAGATAAGGGGATTGCTAAATACCCTACCGCAGTTCTGTGGATCTGGAGGCATGTTTCTGTCATACTGTGTGGTTTTTGGAATGTCATTAATGTCAAACCCAGACTGGAGATTGATGCTTGGTGTTCTCTCCATCCCCTCCCTTATTTATTTTGCATTGACTGTATTTTATTTGCCCGAATCTCCAAGATGGCTTGTAAGCAAAGGGCGAATGGTAGAGGCAAAAAAGGTTTTGCAGAGATTACGTGGAAGAGAAGATGTATCAG GAGAAATGGCTCTTCTTGTGGAAGGCTTGGGGATAGGGGATGAAACATCTATTGAAGAGTACATAATTGGCCCTGCTAATGAGCTTGTGAATGACCATGGAGAAACTGCTGATAAGGAACAGATTACACTGTATGGGCCTGAAGAGGGTCTCTCCTGGGTTGCCCGGCCTGTGAAGGGACAAAGTGCCCTTGGAAGTGCCCTTGCACTTGTTTCTCGCCATGGTAGCATGGAGTCTCAGAGTAATAGTCTTAAGGACCCTCTGGTCACTCTTTTTGGGAGTGTCCATGAGAAGCCACCAGAAATGGGAAGCATGAGAAGCATACTCTTTCCAAATTTTGGCAGCATGTTTAGTGTGGCGGAGCAGCACCCCAAAACTGAGCAGTGGGATGAGGAGAGTCTTCAAAGGGTGGGTGAAGGTTATGCATCTGATGCTGGAGGAGCTGATACAGATGACAATTTACAGAGTCCACTGCTCTCTCGCCAAACAACAAGCATGGAAGTGAAGGATATTACCCCACCGCATGCTGTCCATGGGACTGTTCTAAGTATGGGGAGAAATAGCAGTCTCATGCAAGGGAATGCTGGGGAGTCAGTCAGTAGTATGGGTATTGGTGGAGGATGGCAAGTGGCTTGGAAATGGTCTGAGAGAGAAGGTGCAGATGGGAAGGAGGGAGGATTCAAAAGAATCTATCTACACCAAGAAGGTGTCCCTGGTTCAATGAGGGGATCTCTTTTTTCGCTTCCAGGAGCTGAAGTCCCAGGAGATGGTGAATTTGTCCATGCTGCTGCTTTGGTAGGCCAGCCTGCTCTTTATTCGAAGGAGCTAATGGAGCAGCATCTAGTTGGGCCAGCGATGGTTCATCCATCAGAGACAGCTGCTAAGGGGCCAAGGTGGGCAGATCTTCTTGAACCTGGAGTCAGACATGCTTTGTTGGTGGGAGTTTCCATTCAAATCCTTCAGCAG TTTGCTGGCATAAATGGCGTTCTCTACTACACCCCTCAGATACTGAAGCAAGCTGGTGTTGATGTTCTTCTTGCAAATATTGGCATCGGATCTGATTCAGCATCAATCCTTATCAGTACTCTTACAACCTTGTTGATGCTCCCTTGTATTGGCATTGCTATGAGGCTCATGGATATTTCAGGGAGAAG GTTTCTTTTGCTGGCTACAATCCCTGTCTTGATAGCATCACTGGTTCTCTCGGTTGTGGTAAACCTTGTGGACATGGGAACAGTGGTCCATGCTGTGCTGTccacaggtagtgttgttgccTACCTCTGCTGCTTTGTCATGGGATTTGGTCCAATCCCCAACATCCTTTGTGCGGAGATCTTTCCAACTCGGGTCCGTGGTGTGTGCATTGCTATCTGTGCCATCACATATTGGTTTGGAAACATCATCATCACCTACACTCTCCCTGTGATGCTAGACGCTATTGGCCTTACTGGTGTTTTTGGAATCTATGCGGCTGTCTGCATCCTATCTCTGGTGTTTGTGTACTTGAAGGTTCCTGAAACAAAGGGAATGCCCCTTGAGGTCATCAGTGAGTTCTTTGCACTTGGCTCAAAACAAGCTGCAAGAAAATGA
- the LOC103704940 gene encoding pentatricopeptide repeat-containing protein At3g24000, mitochondrial-like — MVKLSWPCRSKPSSLPQLLPLPFSSHLEASARTTCMASPSAAAPLEKPYMALTQEIFDAMKACRSISEARMLHGRLVSMGLELSLFLQNNLLNTYINCGSIGDAYGVFEGISSPNVVSWNMMINGLSKFGRLGEAVRLFDEMPVRDSASWNSLMSGYFRNGQFRETIQAFVSMVRYPNCEPNMFTLTCAMKACGALQCRELSLQLHGFVKKFDFERDPQVEGSIIDMYIKCGATDLAAQVFKKLESPNLFCWNSMLLGYSKSCGVERALELFSKMPERDVVSWNTMISILSQHGRGREALSMIIEMCSEGFELNSTTYTCVLSACASIPDLGWGKHLHARIIKSQQSIDLFVGSALVDMYAKCGHLEVARRTFDALPDRNTVSWTALIAGFAQSGCVEEAMKLFHQMRSVPIAADQFTLATIISAACSMMDIHRGMQLHSHSLKIGYSSSVPVSNALVTMYAKCGSVQSAESVFQSMPLRDIISWTSMITAYSQIGNISKAREFFDNMIICNVVTWNAMLGAYIQHGFEEEGFKMYITMLRENVVRPDWVTLVTLLRASADVAAVRLGNQIVAHAVKMGLFSDTTVANSIITMYSKCGKIAESRETFDSIVDKDLISWNSMITAYAQHGQGKEAIDIFQNMQHNGMRPDYISYVAVLSGCSHSGLVLEGRFYFDCMTRVHNIFPGLEHFACMVDLLGRAGFLEEAKNIIDNIPIQPSAEVWGALLGACKIHSNTELAELAVKHLFELDLKDSGSYVLLAKIYADAGKSDDSAGVRKLMRERGIKKNPGCSWIEVKNRIHVFTADEASHPQIDVIQKKLDELINQIEAVGYVNVATSGSQSHHSEKLAVAFGLISLPAWMPIHVMKNLRICSDCHTVIKLISLVTERELVVRDANRFHHFRGGSCSCHDYW; from the coding sequence ATGGTCAAGCTCTCATGGCCTTGCCGCTCGAAGCCCTCCTCTCTTCCCcagctcctccccctccccttctcctcccATCTCGAAGCCTCGGCGAGAACAACTTGCATGGCATCTCCCTCCGCCGCTGCTCCCCTGGAGAAGCCCTACATGGCACTCACCCAGGAGATCTTCGACGCCATGAAAGCCTGCCGGTCGATCTCCGAAGCCCGAATGCTCCACGGTCGTCTCGTCTCGATGGGCTTGGAGTTGTCCCTGTTCCTCCAGAACAATCTCTTGAACACGTACATCAACTGTGGCTCCATTGGCGATGCCTACGGTGTCTTTGAAGGCATCTCCTCTCCGAATGTCGTCTCTTGGAATATGATGATCAATGGGCTCTCTAAGTTCGGACGTTTGGGAGAAGCGGTGCGGTTGTTCGATGAAATGCCCGTGAGAGACTCTGCATCGTGGAACTCGTTGATGTCGGGCTACTTCAGAAACGGGCAGTTCAGAGAAACTATACAGGCGTTTGTTTCTATGGTTCGATATCCAAATTGTGAGCCGAATATGTTTACTTTGACCTGTGCTATGAAGGCTTGTGGCGCCCTTCAATGTCGTGAGCTGAGTCTTCAGCTGCATGGGTTTGTtaaaaaatttgattttgagAGAGACCCACAAGTTGAAGGATCCATTATTGATATGTACATCAAGTGTGGAGCCACTGACCTAGCTGCCCAAGTGTTCAAAAAGTTGGAAAGCCCGAATCTTTTTTGTTGGAATTCTATGTTATTGGGTTATTCGAAGTCATGTGGTGTAGAACGTGCTCTTGAGTTGTTCAGCAAGATGCCTGAACGCGATGTTGTTTCCTGGAACACGATGATTTCCATATTGTCTCAACATGGGCGAGGCAGGGAAGCCCTTTCCATGATCATAGAGATGTGTTCTGAAGGCTTTGAACTTAATTCTACAACTTACACTTGTGTTCTCAGTGCTTGTGCCAGTATTCCTGATCTCGGATGGGGTAAACATCTTCATGCCCGAATTATTAAGTCCCAGCAGAGCATTGATCTATTTGTTGGCAGTGCCCTGGTTGACATGTATGCAAAATGTGGCCACTTGGAAGTTGCGAGGAGAACTTTTGATGCCCTACCTGACCGCAATACTGTGTCATGGACTGCACTTATTGCTGGGTTTGCTCAATCTGGATGTGTGGAAGAAGCTATGAAATTATTCCATCAAATGAGATCAGTCCCTATCGCTGCAGATCAATTTACCCTGGCCACTATAATAAGTGCTGCTTGTAGTATGATGGATATACATCGTGGTATGCAGTTACACTCTCATTCACTCAAGATTGGATATAGTTCATCTGTTCCTGTTTCCAATGCTCTTGTTACAATGTACGCAAAGTGTGGAAGTGTTCAGAGTGCAGAATCTGTCTTCCAGTCAATGCCTCTAAGAGATATAATATCATGGACCAGCATGATCACTGCATATTCTCAAATAGGTAATATTAGCAAGGCTCGTGAATTCTTCGATAACATGATCATATGCAATGTGGTCACCTGGAATGCAATGTTAGGAGCTTACATACAGCATGGTTTTGAGGAAGAGGGCTTTAAGATGTATATTACAATGCTACGAGAAAATGTTGTAAGACCAGATTGGGTTACACTTGTGACTTTGCTTAGAGCTTCTGCGGATGTGGCAGCAGTTAGACTTGGTAACCAAATTGTTGCCCATGCTGTTAAAATGGGGCTATTTTCTGACACCACAGTGGCTAATAGCATAATCACAATGTACTCCAAATGTGGAAAGATTGCAGAAAGCCGAGAGACATTTGATTCTATTGTGGATAAAGATTTGATTTCTTGGAATTCCATGATCACTGCATATGCACAACATGGCCAGGGTAAGGAAGCAATAGATATTTTTCAGAACATGCAACATAATGGTATGAGACCTGATTATATAAGCTATGTTGCAGTTTTATCTGGTTGTAGTCACTCAGGACTTGTACTAGAAGGGAGATTTTATTTTGACTGCATGACCAGAGTTCATAATATATTTCCTGGTTTGGAGCATTTTGCTTGTATGGTGGATCTTCTTGGCCGGGCTGGGTTCCTAGAAGAAGCCAAAAATATTATAGATAACATACCAATCCAACCAAGTGCAGAAGTTTGGGGAGCTTTGCTAGGAGCTTGCAAAATACACAGCAACACAGAACTTGCAGAGCTTGCTGTAAAACATCTGTTTGAGTTGGATTTGAAGGATTCTGGAAGTTATGTTCTTCTAGCAAAGATATATGCTGATGCTGGGAAGTCAGATGACTCAGCAGGAGTGAGAAAGCTCATGAGAGAAAGAGGGATAAAGAAAAATCCTGGCTGTAGCTGGATCGAGGTAAAGAACAGGATACATGTGTTTACTGCAGATGAAGCAAGTCACCCGCAGATTGATGTTATTCAGAAAAAGCTGGATGAGCTCATTAACCAGATTGAAGCTGTGGGATATGTGAATGTGGCTACTTCAGGATCTCAAAGCCATCATAGTGAGAAGCTGGCTGTGGCTTTTGGACTAATCAGCTTGCCTGCATGGATGCCTATCCATGTTATGAAGAACCTCCGTATCTGCTCTGATTGTCATACTGTGATTAAGCTGATCTCATTGGTAACTGAGAGGGAGTTGGTAGTCAGGGATGCTAACCGATTTCACCATTTTAGAGGAGGATCTTGCTCTTGCCATGATTATTGGTGA
- the LOC113462583 gene encoding protein PLASTID MOVEMENT IMPAIRED 1-like, which produces MAGRSERGDSSSQLLQELETLSQSLHQSQASRRRRTTSLVLPRSAYSATAPVDGPGITEGIARSDRYSRSSRYASLSPWRSRPKPQTEAGGAIDADDQHHHPPSKFEHKSRPGDGGRKGIWNWKPLRALSHIGMQRLACLFSVEVIAVHGLPASLNGLRLSISVRKKEAKDGAVQTMPSPVLQGSADFDETLFVKCHLYCSGGVGTGKPLKFEPRPFLISMLAIDAPELDFGRNMVDLSLMVLDSIEKSLEGVRVRQWDTSFKLSGKAKGGKLALRLGFQMMEDGGVGIYSQAEAVRSNKGKDSSYSVARKQTRSSFSVISPRATRSAKDLKGLNETRPPTSIHKSEPESTMQDLDLPEFEVIDMGIQIQGERAERDEVKSKDAAEATSASSEVVKEVMHDRDRQVSLTELDSISRQIKAIESMMTGDGINPLNMARGHETQQLDHGEETVTREFLQMLELEDDDDDDDEHKYIKPEHVASLKSEAAQGTGDEAKVLLSDLGKSLGPVVQTKDGGYLVSTNPFNVAVERKEIPKLVMQVSRPHILQYQKLGSGFEVFQRLASMDLEDLSCKLFSLTAMDELRGKSAEQIAFEGIASAIISGRNKEGASSSAAKLIAAVKKMATAMSEGRKERMSTGIWFVKEDPVTMEEILAFSLQKMEAMSVEALKVQADMAEEEAPFEFSPHLGKDDPNHDNLLDSAISPENWEKDCSSDTTMTMLAIIQLRNPLRSLEAVGAPMMVVVQAERVEKEGEDEGCRFKVTSLHLGALKLRSGGMRSVWDGEKQKLTAKQWLVAYGLGNAGRKTKTVPTKRTQDLLWSLSSRVMADMWLKPMRNPDVKIKTNGK; this is translated from the coding sequence ATGGCGGGACGTTCAGAGAGAGGAGATTCCAGCTCTCAACTCCTTCAAGAACTCGAGACCCTGAGCCAATCCCTTCACCAATCGCAGGCTAGCCGCCGCCGGCGTACTACCTCCCTTGTTCTTCCTCGCTCTGCTTACTCCGCGACTGCGCCTGTGGATGGCCCCGGGATCACTGAGGGAATTGCTCGATCGGACCGGTACAGCCGCTCCTCTCGATACGCCTCCCTGTCCCCCTGGAGATCCCGCCCTAAACCTCAAACTGAAGCGGGCGGCGCCATAGATGCTGATGaccagcaccaccaccctccatCCAAGTTTGAGCATAAGTCGAGGCCTGGTGATGGGGGGAGGAAGGGGATATGGAATTGGAAGCCCTTACGAGCCCTGTCGCATATCGGGATGCAGCGCTTGGCGTGCCTCTTCTCCGTTGAGGTCATCGCTGTCCATGGCCTCCCGGCATCCCTGAATGGCCTCCGCCTCTCGATTTCCGTCCGCAAGAAGGAGGCCAAGGATGGTGCAGTGCAGACGATGCCCTCGCCGGTGCTTCAGGGCTCCGCCGACTTTGATGAGACTCTGTTCGTCAAATGCCATCTATACTGCAGCGGCGGAGTGGGCACGGGGAAGCCACTCAAGTTTGAGCCCCGCCCGTTCCTCATCTCGATGCTGGCTATCGATGCTCCAGAGCTGGATTTTGGGAGGAACATGGTCGACTTAAGCTTAATGGTTCTGGACTCCATTGAAAAGAGCTTGGAAGGGGTTCGGGTGCGGCAGTGGGATACAAGCTTCAAGCTCTCTGGGAAGGCGAAAGGAGGAAAATTGGCTCTCAGGTTGGGATTTCAGATGATGGAAGATGGAGGAGTCGGGATCTACAGCCAGGCTGAGGCAGTGAGATCAAACAAGGGAAAGGATTCCTCTTACTCTGTTGCTCGGAAGCAAACAAGGTCTTCTTTCAGTGTCATAAGCCCGAGGGCAACAAGATcagcaaaagatttgaaaggacTCAACGAGACTCGTCCTCCGACTTCTATCCACAAGTCGGAGCCAGAGTCGACGATGCAAGATCTTGACCTCCCGGAGTTTGAAGTCATTGATATGGGGATTCAAATTCAGGGAGAAAGAGCAGAGCGAGATGAAGTGAAGTCAAAGGACGCCGCAGAAGCGACATCAGCTTCGAGCGAGGTGGTGAAAGAGGTAATGCATGACCGGGATCGCCAGGTTAGCTTAACGGAGCTTGATTCGATTTCTCGACAGATCAAGGCCATCGAGTCGATGATGACTGGAGATGGAATCAATCCCCTGAACATGGCGCGAGGACACGAAACGCAGCAGTTGGATCACGGAGAGGAGACTGTGACAAGAGAGTTCCTCCAAATGCTTGAGttggaagatgatgatgatgatgatgatgagcatAAATATATCAAACCAGAGCATGTTGCTTCACTGAAGTCGGAAGCAGCTCAAGGTACTGGTGATGAAGCAAAGGTATTGCTTTCAGATCTTGGAAAGAGTCTGGGTCCAGTGGTTCAGACGAAGGATGGAGGCTATTTAGTATCCACGAATCCTTTCAATGTGGCAGTAGAAAGAAAAGAGATTCCAAAGCTTGTGATGCAGGTTTCAAGACCACACATCCTCCAGTATCAGAAATTGGGCAGCGGGTTTGAAGTGTTTCAGAGACTAGCTTCCATGGATCTGGAAGATTTGAGTTGCAAACTTTTCTCGCTGACTGCGATGGATGAACTGAGAGGCAAATCAGCCGAGCAAATAGCATTCGAAGGGATCGCATCGGCCATCATAAGCGGCAGGAACAAAGAAGGTGCAAGCTCCAGCGCAGCTAAATTGATAGCAGCTGTTAAGAAGATGGCAACAGCAATGAGTGAAGGCAGAAAGGAGAGGATGTCCACAGGAATTTGGTTTGTGAAAGAGGATCCAGTAACCATGGAGGAAATATTAGCCTTCTCACTGCAGAAAATGGAGGCTATGTCAGTGGAGGCTCTCAAAGTCCAGGCTGACATGGCTGAAGAAGAAGCTCCCTTTGAATTCTCCCCACATCTGGGAAAAGATGATCCGAACCACGATAACCTCTTGGATTCAGCCATTTCACCTGAGAATTGGGAAAAAGATTGCAGTTCAGACACTACCATGACAATGTTAGCGATCATTCAGCTGAGGAATCCATTAAGGAGCTTAGAAGCAGTGGGTGCTCCAATGATGGTTGTGGTGCAGGCAGAGAGAgtggagaaagaaggagaagatgaaGGTTGCAGGTTTAAAGTGACAAGTCTCCATCTTGGGGCTCTGAAGTTGCGGTCAGGAGGGATGAGGAGTGTTTGGGATGGGGAGAAGCAGAAGCTGACTGCAAAACAATGGTTAGTGGCTTATGGGCTTGGAAACGCAGGTAGGAAAACCAAAACTGTGCCAACGAAAAGAACACAGGATTTGCTATGGAGCTTATCCTCGCGAGTCATGGCGGATATGTGGCTCAAGCCTATGCGGAACCCGGATGTGAAGATCAAAACCAATGGTAAATGA